In Lolium rigidum isolate FL_2022 chromosome 7, APGP_CSIRO_Lrig_0.1, whole genome shotgun sequence, the DNA window GTTTCATTAAAAATAAACCAAATCAAATGATTATCGGCATTCAGTCAAATGCTGAAGCAAACCTGATAGCACTGGTTGAACGCTGTTCAACAAGATAGAGATGGCCAGAAGAGGCGAGAGATCAGCGACTGCGGCAACTACCTCTTCACTCGTTGTGAATATGTAGGAAAGCTTTCCTCGGAACGAAAGGAAGAACACGAACAACACAAGGCCTATAGAGAAagaagtggtgacgacgtttaagATGGCAAACTTTGCCCTTCTTGCACTTCCAGCTCCGAGCTCATTTGCGACACGAACTCTATAACACACCAAATCATTATCATCAAATCTCTGAAACTGATTTGGTCACTTGATACGGTAACAACAAGCTCTTAGAGCAAGAAGTTACCCTGTCGCGGACAGAAAGCCCATAGAAATCATCAACTCCCAACCATTGATGTTAAGGCTGCAGATTTCACATATGGAAACCACAATAGTTAATTAACTAATATGCAGCGACAAGGAAGCAGTGTGAAATTATGCAATGGCATATATGCACCAGCGGCTAGCTACCGTTCTTTGACTAATAGGTATATCCAGAGTGGAGCCAAGCAATGACGAAGTGAACTATGAAATAGTAAAGATTACCATATTGAAAGAGCGTCAAGTGTAACCTCTGGATTCTTCATATACCCGGTTAGGAGCACCAATATTGTGCTGTACCACATTTCCAAACTGAAGAGGTATGCAGGGAAAAACATTTATCATTGCTAGGTGCATCCAAAATTTCGATATGGACAGTAAAGTATAAAACATTTATCCAGAGGTGCATAGTTGGTCAGTAAGTACATTGCTCTGGTGTTACAGTTGAAGATTTTTTTTTCCTGCTTTCTGAAACTGTTCTATATGTATACTCAAAACTGAAGCTTGTTCTTACCAGAGCATCACAccagaggataaagagagctttAGGATGGGGAAGAGGTCGGTGAGTGCCTCGGTGGAGAACCCCGTCCATGTGAGAGGGCACGCACCACAGAACACAAAGATAAGCTGCCCAGACACAGGAATCCACAAGGAAATGACCATGGAGCTCATGACCCCGGTAAGTCCAAAGTGGAATTTGATGGTCAAGAGCCACGACAGGAACAGATGGGTGCCGAGGTTGATGAATGCAAGATAGGTGACGATCATATTCTTGCTTTGCGCCTGCAGGTACATCTGGAGCGTGAAATTACAGAGGTTGCTAAACAGCATGGGGATGTACCAGACAGAGATGCGCCCAGCAACTGCGGCGATCTTGGGGTCCTggccgatgaagacgaggagAGGCTGGGTGAACAGGAAGATGGGGAGCATGAGCACAGCGCAGCTGCTGAGGATGATCCAGGAGCGCTGCAGGTAGATGCCCAACATGTGGTACTGCTTGGCCCCGTACGACTGCCCGCACAGCGTCTCCAGCGCGCTTGCCATGCCCAGCTGCATTCAGTTTGCGCACATTAATCAGGTGTTAAAAACCATCGGGTTTTTCTCATTTGCAGAAATTTGTTTCTGTTGCAGTGCTGAACTGGTGCAATGACACCGCTCTGTAACAACAAGGTTGATATCTGTGCTCCCAAATTATATTATGGTGAAACTGACTCTATGATCAGCCCTTCATCGGTTGTCATCTACTGTTGCTAACTAGTTGTGTTCTTGGGCAATATTTGGCAAGATTATGTCCTGCCAATTGACGGCCTCATGCAGTCGCGTAGACGCGTAATTTCTGGTTCTGTTATGTTTTATGTCACACATCACTATCGAAATATAGATGCTGCCCATAGCTAGAGATCCGGTGTGTTCAGTTCATATATATACACCTTATTCCCCCGCTGTTTATGTTATGATGAAACTGGTAATAGATTGAAGCATGGGCCGGCTCAGATCATACTCCTTGTTCCTCCACTGTTTAAATGGTCTGTCATCTACTGTGGCTAACTTAGGTGTGTTCCTGGCCACATTTGACAAGATTATGAGCAACGAATTGACTTACCTCTTGCAGTTGTGTGACCCCTCATCGATCTTAAGAACATGCAAGAGAAGAAGAGTGGTACAGTAGTATGAGAAGCAAATCAGGAATCCTATATAGTTGGTTGCAGTACCAGTATGCCGTTGCAGAAGCGCATGAGGACGGTGGAGACGAGGGCGAAGGCGGCGAGCTCGGTGGGGCCGATGTGGCCCATGAAGGCCAGGCTGATGATGGTGACCCCGAAGCCGGAGAAGCGCGTGCAGATGGACGGCCCTGCCACCTTCCATAGCTTCCGGTTCTCCTCCAGCAGCCGCTGCCCCAgccccacttcttcttcttctctccctcCTGCATCCCCACCTCGGATCACACTGTTGTCACCATTTTCGACCCTTGCCGGCCTTGGCCCAAGCAGTGGGATCTTGCGCTCCTCCTCCCTGTTCTCCATGAATGTAGTGCTGCTTGATCAGCGAGCGTTTCTCTACAGAGAGGATGGTGACTGAAGCTGGTAGACCTACGCTCTCTGCTTAAGCATGATGCATATGTGTGCATGGCCATCTGAGTAACTCCTTGTCCATTCTATTTTTGCACGTTCACGTAGACATAACAATTCACTCAAATTTCGAATTGCTGAATTGTTGGGGCTAGCCGAAAGCGTCCTCCATAAAAAAAAGCAACGCATGCTGCTTAGTGTGGCGCGCACACGGCCAGTTCTTTACTAAAAGGTGAAAGAATAGTGCTCACCACGCAGCTGCGTGCCTTTCACCGATCGCACTAGCTAAGCTCCCTTTCCGTTGAACGAAATTGATGCAAAACGTTCAGATACAGACAAGATTCTTGCTGCATTCGTCCTCCCACGAGAACATGGTTGTCCTTGTCGCTGCTCCCGACATTCGTGCCTTCAACTTCAGTAGGAATATGGGATCAGCTTGTTAGAGGGAAACCAAACCTACAACGGCAAGACAACATCAGGAAGAAACAATGCACCAATCGTGCAGTGCAGACAAACATTCTTGTACAGCTGTTCATGTTGAATACAATCATGCTGGTATCAGTACAAAACCTCTGTCAAACATTACCAAGAAAAAATGGCATGTACACCAAACCTAGTACATCTTCTCGACTGACTTTGTGTTTCGATCTACTCAATCTAGTGATTTACAAGCATCGGTATAAAATTTTACCAGTTCCTTCGTCTGGTTAACGAGACGAGAACAATTCAGTAGACAAGGTCCGAGTGTAGGACAATATTGACTGTCCTCCAGCTGGAAGGTGCACACAGCAACCATAGGAAGTGAACACTTCCCTAAGCCAGGTTCATTCCTCGTGTTTGCGCTTTCTTGCCTGATCTCGTTTCTTCTGGTCTCTTCTGTCTTGAACCTTATCTTCGTGGCCCTCGTCTACCATCCTCATATTCGCAAGACGCCTCGCTTTGAATACCTGAAGTGTTGAGGTAGTCCAGTAAAAATCTGTTTGTCACAGAATTTGATACTGAAATAGGCTGTTGGGATATTGATCCAGTATAGCATACCTTTGTAATATCTTTGGTGACTTCTTTGTCATCGCACTCATATGCATCAAATCGATTCCCCACATCATCTTCTATCTCATGTAAGAGACATATATCCCTCTGCAGAGATATCACAATAAGCATGCAGGTTTCACTAAGAATTTATTTTATTATTACCAGAACACACGGCATGACAAAAACAGCTGATCACTTGTCTGTAAGCAAATTTGGTGCAGTCCAACCATGTAAATTTCTGATCTGATCACTTCTAGTTCTAGCATGTGCCTCGGTATACAAGAGCTAGCTGGTAGATAAATGACATAACTATGGGAGTGTACTTTATGATATATGTACATGCTTGGTGCGTTGGCGGCTAGTGTTACTTCTGCCACTGAAATATTTCAAGTTACTTCGAAGTACTCATCTGGTCGTATTTAATCGACGCGACCTTTGTGCGTACATAGGCTAGTTAGCATACACACCTCGCGTCAATCTTatcggaccggagggagtagttaccAATTTTCAGAGCTTGTGTGGAGATCTCTTTAGCCCCTCGATAAATTTTGACCAATACATATAAACTCGCAATAATATGCATCTATTACCCATCATGTTGACATGAGGACAAGAATGTAAACTGGAGTTCTCTTTCAGTCAGGGAGCCTGTTGTAGTTCTTATTTTAAATAAATGTGGGGAAATGATAATGGATCAAGGAAAAACATCATGTATTCATGTAAACTGTGCATTCAGCAAACCTGAGTCACAAAGCTTATAGAGAGCCCTCCCCTAGTTGCTCTTGCAGTTCGCCCAACCCGATGGATATAATCGCGTGGAAACCTATCAGAAGCAACAGTCAGATTTTAACATTCATCAAAATATGTTGACAGGGAGTACTTCCTAATGCATATAAAGCTAGTATAAAGGCACCTCGGAATGTCATAGTTGATAACAAGATCAACAGTTGGGATATCCAACCCACGACTGCCCACGTCAGTAGAGATCAATACAGGTACCTGACCAGACTTAAACCGATGCAACGCTGAAAGCCTTAGCGACTGAGCCTTGTGAGAGTGCAAAGAAACAGCAGGTCGGCCAAGCTCTTGCAACACAAAGTCCAAATATTGGCATGCCCTACATGACAATAGAATTGATTTTAGCAACATCTGAAGAAAGCATTAAACTTTAAAAGGATTATAAAGTAAGTGTAAGAATAACACGCAGCATTCCGTCAGAATCATCTAAGAACAAGAATGATTCAAAGGAAATTCTGAATACAGAGCTTGACAATTGCAAAAGTGGGCACATCAAAATTATAAAGGTTAGACATTCTGTGGAGATATGTGCATAGTAATAAAAAAATTGTCGGAAAAAATTGCACTGTTTAAATGAGCTAAAACAAATAAACAGCATATTTCTGGTTTACGTAACTTTGTACTGATATGGAAAAAGTTGAAAACTAAATTAAAACATCATGAAAACCAGATCTGGGATCTCTGACCGTATGCAACCTAACACCAATTCAACAATGACTAATTATAGTGTACAGGAGCAAACCTGCAAGTTGAAACAAATACGATGGCTGAGCGTACATTATCTTCCTTCATTTTTGCCAGAAGATACACAAGATGTAGCTCTTTTCCATCAGGAGGTATATGGATATACTGCTGCTTCAAGCCCTCAACAGTCTTGAAGCCTTCGTATGCCTCGTAAAAGTAAGACTTGCTGCCCGAAAGCTCAAGCAAAGACCGCAGATTCTCTGACATTGTTGCAGAAAATAGAAATGTTTGCCGCTTCTTTGGTAAGCAATCAAATATGACCTTGAGGTCTTCCTCGAAATTGGAATCTACAACTCTATCTGCCTCATCCAACACGAGAAACTGCGATAGAAAAGACAACACATGTTACTAATCTGAAACTACCAGAAGAGGAAGTACTAAAAGTCTATATTGGTTAAGATGCAAATACTTTGCCTACTGTAATAACACAGATTACCTAATAGGCATGCCTGTGAACACAACAACAAACCATGAGCAAGTCGTACCCAAAACAAAGATTCACATAGGGCACACATAACGTAAGCACAAGAAATCTGCTACACTCGAGTGAAATCACGTAATTCTATCACAGAGATGTGCTATATTTATTACCGTCCCGATGCTAAGGAAACACCTCAGCAGAGCTACAGCTCAATTGATCACTAAGCATAAGCAGCAAAGCATTCCTCTATTCTTATGCAGGTTAAATAGTAGCAAAATTTCACCACCACTATAAATAAAGTTCTCTAACACAAATAACTTTCTCCATTTGTACCATGATGGATGTCTTTGATAAACATGTCTTGAAAGATGTATCTCGTGTGAATTTCAGTGTGGTTTGAGCATATGGGAGCAAGCAGCAGCACAACAACTAGAAATATCCTTGCATATTGCTGCCAAAAAGAAAATGAAGTCATATGCCAACCTTTGTCCGGGCGAAGACCTTGGCGAGGTCAGGGTCGTTCTTGATGAGCGTGGCGATGCGGCCAGGGGTGGCGACGACAACATGGGGGCGGCGCGCGAGGCCCTTGGCCTGGCCGAGCGGGTCGAACCCTCCAATGGCCGCGAGGCACCGGATCCCGAGCGGCGAGCCGAGCGCGCGGAACTGCTCGGCGAGCTgcgcggcgagctcgcgcgtgggCGAGAGCGCGAGGGCGGCGACGCCGAAGGGGCCCTCCCCGAGGCGGTGCAGGATGGGGAGCGCGAAGGCGGCCGTCTTGCCGCTGCCCGTCTCCGCGATGCCGAGCACGTTCTCGCCCGCAAGCGCGCGCGGGATGCACCGGCGCTGCACGGCCGTGGGGCGCCGCATGCCCAGCGAGCTGCACACGTCCACTAGCCAGTCTGATAGGCCGAGGTCGGCGAaggaggcgggcgcggcggcggcggcggagcaggagtCGCCGTGCTCGGTGATGAGGGTTGGTGCCGGGTCGGCgtcggagtcggagtcggagccggagctggcggcgtcgGGTTGGACGGCGGGCGTGGGGTCGGGTTTTGGGGGTTGAGGATGGGTGGGCTGAGGCTCGGTCCTGCGATTGGACGGCTTGGCGAAGAGGAGGAACGGGCGAGCTTCCGTTTCCACCTCCATCGTCGGCTGCTTGGTGGCGGCGCTGGCCGTGGGAGGTGGAGTTTCGGACAGGGAGGGGGAAGCAGcgggagagggcggcggagggTGAAGAGGGGAAGGTTAGGGTTGAGTGAAACACGGCTCTATGCCCTACCTGCCAGAGTCAAAAGCAAAAAGATCTAAAGGTTGAGATCCGTTTAAAAAAATGTGACATTCGATTACTGAGAAGAAATGTAGGATGTCAACAACTTTTACACACGTGTGAATAAATTTGTAGAATCAGATAATAATTCTCACTTGACGGTGACTTAATCGCTCGTCGTTTTTTTACTTCATTGGGAAATCTGGAAATAAAACAGATGTACTCTTTGCTCGATCTTGTGAAAGATGTTGAAACTTTGTTTAAATTAGTATCAACAGAGTACATCTAGATTTTAATAGAGTAGACATGTTTCATGAAAGTGGGAGAGTACAACCAGTTCATCAACTTCATGGGAGAGGCTCAACATGTAAGTGCACATCGAGTATTTGTAGGTCTGGTGATCATTCTCGGCATATCATCCCCCCTCCCCATCCATCGCCCTCCATCGCCACTCTTGGAGTGCAATTTTTTTCATTATGGGTCAACCATAGGTTCCGTCATCCTCCTCACCTCCTTGTTTTCTTTCTCATCTGCCTCCATAGCACTTCCTACTCATGGCGCCTCCTTGCCCTGCTGCTTCAAAAGGGAAAGGAAGATGACGAGATGAGCACTAGAGGACCTGCCTCACTTCTCATTTGTCACACGCGATGGCTTTTTGCAAATTTGCTTGATCAAATGTTCTTGAGTTGTGTGCTAAAATATTATATCTATGAACTATTTTGATTGCAAAAAAACAAAACATCTTGAATATGAAGAAAATGGACAAATTGCCATGTTCGATGTAAATGGTGTTTGACACGTTTGTTCAGCCAACCCCTAGATAGACAAATGAGGCGAACAAATGACAAAAGATGCAAAGGAATGGGAAGCCACCATGGAGATGCCCTAGTCGCCTCCATGAAAGCGAGTCCATGATGTACGTGGCATGTCCGTCTCCGTCTGTTTCTTGATACATTTCCAAAGGTGGCAAATAACGTAcaagaaattatgtgtgatgaaaTTATTTATAACTTATTTATAAGTTCAAATAATTTAAAAAATTATGAATATAAACAAACTTTACTGAAGCTTACATATATGCGTGGGAGGGGGGCACATGCCCTCCCTCCTTATCATGTGCAGTATTAGAAATCCGGGGCGGATCTACATCCAGGGTAGCCCATGCTACAACCCTAGGTTTAGGCCAAAAACTACACTAAAGCCCCTTAAAATATTTGGAAAAATTCCTTAAAAAAATAGTAGCTCATTTTCTAAATGCATGGGCAAGCCAACGATTTTGACTCGACGAGTCGACCGGTCGTTCTGGGGTAGCGACTCAACAAGACTCATGTTTAATACTAAATTATTAATATGTATAATGTAGGATATAATATAAGGTTGGGGACAGGGGAATGGGGAAAGCCT includes these proteins:
- the LOC124676914 gene encoding protein DETOXIFICATION 21-like translates to MENREEERKIPLLGPRPARVENGDNSVIRGGDAGGREEEEVGLGQRLLEENRKLWKVAGPSICTRFSGFGVTIISLAFMGHIGPTELAAFALVSTVLMRFCNGILLGMASALETLCGQSYGAKQYHMLGIYLQRSWIILSSCAVLMLPIFLFTQPLLVFIGQDPKIAAVAGRISVWYIPMLFSNLCNFTLQMYLQAQSKNMIVTYLAFINLGTHLFLSWLLTIKFHFGLTGVMSSMVISLWIPVSGQLIFVFCGACPLTWTGFSTEALTDLFPILKLSLSSGVMLCLEMWYSTILVLLTGYMKNPEVTLDALSICLNINGWELMISMGFLSATGVRVANELGAGSARRAKFAILNVVTTSFSIGLVLFVFFLSFRGKLSYIFTTSEEVVAAVADLSPLLAISILLNSVQPVLSGVAVGAGWQSVVAYVNITTYYLIGIPLGAVLGYVLGYHVKGVWVGMLLGTLVQTIALLFITIRTDWDKQVEVTRHRLNKWFIDGNREKAASSGSP
- the LOC124672835 gene encoding DEAD-box ATP-dependent RNA helicase 36-like; this encodes MEVETEARPFLLFAKPSNRRTEPQPTHPQPPKPDPTPAVQPDAASSGSDSDSDADPAPTLITEHGDSCSAAAAAPASFADLGLSDWLVDVCSSLGMRRPTAVQRRCIPRALAGENVLGIAETGSGKTAAFALPILHRLGEGPFGVAALALSPTRELAAQLAEQFRALGSPLGIRCLAAIGGFDPLGQAKGLARRPHVVVATPGRIATLIKNDPDLAKVFARTKFLVLDEADRVVDSNFEEDLKVIFDCLPKKRQTFLFSATMSENLRSLLELSGSKSYFYEAYEGFKTVEGLKQQYIHIPPDGKELHLVYLLAKMKEDNVRSAIVFVSTCRACQYLDFVLQELGRPAVSLHSHKAQSLRLSALHRFKSGQVPVLISTDVGSRGLDIPTVDLVINYDIPRFPRDYIHRVGRTARATRGGLSISFVTQRDICLLHEIEDDVGNRFDAYECDDKEVTKDITKVFKARRLANMRMVDEGHEDKVQDRRDQKKRDQARKRKHEE